ACTGAATATCCGACTGATTAAGGCGGTGGTCGCGTTGCTGGCCGGAGCAGCTCTGTCGGTCAGCGGTCTTCAGATGCAAACCCTCTTCCGCAATCCTCTTGCCGGCCCCTACGTGCTCGGCATCAGTTCGGGCGCGAGCCTCGGCGTGGCACTCGTCGTGCTTGCAGGCTTCGGTTCGTCGATAGGCATTGCCGGGGCGGCTTGGCTCGGAGCGGCGCTCGTGCTGGTCGTCATCGCCGCCGTCGGCCACCGCATCAAGGACATCATGGTGATTCTGATTCTCGGCATGATGTTCTCGTCGGGAGTCGGCGCGATTGTACAGATATTGCAATATCTCAGCAAGGAAGAATCCCTGAAAGCCTTTGTCATTTGGACGATGGGGTCGCTCGGCGACGTGACCTTCGACCAGCTTGCGGTACTCGTCCCGTCGATTATCGCCGGACTGTTGTTGGCGGTGGTGACGATCAAGCCGCTCAACTTACTGCTGTTCGGCGAGGAGTATGCCGTGACGATGGGGCTGAACATCCGACGCTCGCGCGGGCTGCTGTTCCTCTCCACGACGCTGCTTGCTGGTACGGTGACCGCCTTTTGCGGTCCGATAGGCTTCATCGGACTGGCCATGCCCCACGTCACGAGAATGCTGTTCCGCAACAGCGACCATCGGGTACTCGTACCGGGAACCGTTCTTTCGGGTGCGGCGGTGCTGCTTCTTTGCGACCTCGTTTCTAAAATGTTCACCCTGCCGATCAACGCCATCACCGCATTGCTGGGAATCCCCATCGTGGTGTGGGTGGTCTTGCGCAATAAATCCGTCACCGCATGATAAAGTTACACGATTTTTCCATAGGCTACGGCGAGCGCACCTTGCTCTGCGAGGTGGAAACCACCATAGAAAAGGGCAGGCTGACTGCCCTTA
The Bacteroides caecimuris DNA segment above includes these coding regions:
- a CDS encoding FecCD family ABC transporter permease, with the protein product MRSRSAILFAMLAALTLFLFLLDLAVGAVAVPLGDVWAALTGGDCPRATAKIILNIRLIKAVVALLAGAALSVSGLQMQTLFRNPLAGPYVLGISSGASLGVALVVLAGFGSSIGIAGAAWLGAALVLVVIAAVGHRIKDIMVILILGMMFSSGVGAIVQILQYLSKEESLKAFVIWTMGSLGDVTFDQLAVLVPSIIAGLLLAVVTIKPLNLLLFGEEYAVTMGLNIRRSRGLLFLSTTLLAGTVTAFCGPIGFIGLAMPHVTRMLFRNSDHRVLVPGTVLSGAAVLLLCDLVSKMFTLPINAITALLGIPIVVWVVLRNKSVTA